The Budorcas taxicolor isolate Tak-1 chromosome 2, Takin1.1, whole genome shotgun sequence genome window below encodes:
- the B3GALT1 gene encoding beta-1,3-galactosyltransferase 1 — protein MASKVSCLYVLTVVCWASALWYLSITRPTSSYTGSKPFSHLTVARKNFTFGNIRTRPINPHSFEFLINEPNKCEKNIPFLVILISTTHKEFDARQAIRETWGDENNFKGIKIATLFLLGKNADPVLNQMVEQESQIFHDIIVEDFIDSYHNLTLKTLMGMRWVATFCSKAKYVMKTDSDIFVNMDNLIYKLLKPSTKPRRRYFTGYVINGGPIRDVRSKWYMPRDLYPDSNYPPFCSGTGYIFSADVAELIYKTSLHTRLLHLEDVYVGLCLRKLGIHPFQNSGFNHWKMAYSLCRYRRVITVHQISPEEMHRIWNDMSSKKHLRC, from the coding sequence ATGGCTTCGAAGGTCTCCTGTTTATACGTTTTGACCGTGGTGTGCTGGGCCAGCGCTCTCTGGTACTTGAGTATAACTCGACCTACTTCCTCCTACACTGGCTCCAAGCCATTCAGCCATCTGACGGTTGCAAGGAAAAACTTCACCTTTGGCAACATAAGAACTCGACCTATAAACCCCCATTCTTTTGAATTTCTGATAAATGAGCCCAACAAATGTGAGAAAAACATTCCTTTCCTCGTCATCCTCATCAGCACCACCCACAAAGAGTTCGATGCCCGCCAGGCGATCCGGGAGACCTGGGGGGACGAGAACAACTTCAAAGGGATCAAGATAGCCACCCTGTTCCTCCTGGGCAAGAACGCCGATCCTGTTCTCAACCAGATGGTGGAGCAAGAGAGCCAAATCTTTCACGACATCATCGTGGAGGACTTCATTGATTCCTACCATAACCTTACCCTCAAAACCTTGATGGGGATGAGATGGGTGGCCACTTTTTGTTCGAAAGCCAAGTATGTCATGAAAACAGACAGTGACATTTTTGTCAACATGGACAACCTTATTTACAAACTATTAAAACCCTCCACCAAGCCACGAAGAAGGTATTTTACTGGCTATGTCATCAATGGAGGGCCCATCCGAGATGTCCGCAGTAAGTGGTATATGCCCAGGGATTTGTACCCTGACAGCAACTACCCGCCCTTCTGTTCGGGGACCGGCTATATCTTTTCAGCTGATGTGGCTGAGCTCATTTACAAGACCTCACTCCACACCAGGCTGCTTCACCTGGAGGATGTGTATGTGGGACTGTGTCTTCGAAAGCTGGGCATCCATCCTTTCCAGAACAGTGGCTTCAATCACTGGAAAATGGCCTATAGTTTGTGTAGGTACCGCCGAGTGATCACCGTGCATCAGATCTCTCCAGAGGAAATGCACAGAATCTGGAATGACATGTCAAGCAAGAAACATCTCAGATGTTAG